A stretch of Kazachstania africana CBS 2517 chromosome 7, complete genome DNA encodes these proteins:
- the BIM1 gene encoding microtubule-binding protein BIM1 (similar to Saccharomyces cerevisiae BIM1 (YER016W); ancestral locus Anc_7.167) gives MSSNLGESRTDLLNWLNELLRLNYKKVEECGTGAAYCQILDSIYGDIPMHRVKFDATAEYEFYTNYKILQSCFARHHIEKTVNVERLVKCRFQDNLEFLQWIKKHWVQNKDSSDYDAESRRKYRRVSGGISTSTSSASSSNTSIASGNGISVTKRRNNGLGSQSTTSSMRSSYTNNRKVSNEQLLATQAELTQLKTQVSNLNQNIDQFKETTNVLERERDFYFGKLRDIEILVQSTSDLISEGVYTNGQTDELDRFLNKVQQILYATEESTFGSNNIDIEVETKQTQELPVTDLPDQKSYIDNDDISVKPALPTQNLIIDDETF, from the coding sequence ATGAGCAGCAATTTAGGCGAATCAAGAACTGATCTTTTGAACTGGTTGAACGAATTGCTCAGATTAAACTACAAGAAAGTAGAGGAATGTGGTACGGGTGCCGCTTACTGTCAAATCTTGGATTCAATTTATGGAGACATTCCAATGCATAGAGTTAAATTCGATGCTACCGCAGAATATGAATTTTATACGAACTACAAAATCTTACAAAGCTGTTTTGCAAGGCACCATATAGAAAAAACAGTCAATGTTGAGAGGTTAGTTAAATGCAGATTTCAAGATAATTTGGAGTTTTTACAGTGGATTAAAAAACATTGGGTTCAAAATAAGGATAGTTCCGATTATGATGCAGAGTCACGAAGGAAATATAGGAGAGTAAGTGGTGGAATATCAACATCGACATCTTCCGCTTCATCCTCTAACACTTCCATTGCATCTGGAAATGGAATAAGTGTAACGAAACGAAGAAATAATGGGTTAGGTTCACAATCGACAACGTCGAGTATGCGTTCATCTTATACTAACAATAGGAAGGTTTCGAACGAACAATTGCTAGCCACACAAGCTGAATTAACACAGTTGAAAACTCAAGTCTCTaatttaaatcaaaatattgacCAATTTAAGGAAACAACAAATGTACTTGAAAGAGAACGTGATTTCTACTTTGGAAAGTTGAGAGACATTGAAATCTTGGTTCAGTCGACCTCAGATCTGATTAGTGAGGGTGTCTATACAAACGGTCAAACCGATGAACTCGATAGATTTCTCAACAAAGTACAACAAATATTATACGCTACAGAAGAATCCACCTTTGGATCTAATAATATAGATATTGAAGTTGAAACTAAGCAAACACAGGAACTTCCAGTCACCGATCTTCCCGATCAAAAGAGTTATATTGATAACGATGACATATCAGTTAAACCGGCTCTTCCTACACAAAATCTAATAATCGATGATGAAACATTTTAA
- the AFG3 gene encoding AAA family ATPase AFG3 (similar to Saccharomyces cerevisiae AFG3 (YER017C); ancestral locus Anc_7.168), producing MLKLLVRDWSFSGPSLTRISVTVPRFGTRYHHIITRQITYPQRSHIGVNFRRSLHGSSALNFKNTSRTMNSTNKRSSNSNPPNKDQKSTQKDDKHEPQDFKSLSDFFKSPEFLKTLYLTAGFALLFTLLNTSTSDPNARDFNKILTFQDFTTKYLEKGLVKKMHVVNKYLVQAELLPQASSLVNNDRQAILSQFSSSSPIVSFTIGSVDIFEEQMDDIQNRLNIAPEDRIPINYVDKASTFQYVLPFIPTALLLGGLYFVSKRMMGPATGTKSGSNNGNSISNMFGVSKSKAKLFNKETDVKIQFKDVAGCQEAKQEIMEFVHFLKSPDKYTALGAKIPRGAILSGPPGTGKTLLAKATAGEAGVPFLSVSGSEFVEMFVGVGASRVRDLFEQARQMAPSIIFVDEIDAIGKERGKNGALGGANDEREATLNQLLVEMDGFTTTDQVVVLAGTNRPDVLDSALMRPGRFDRHIQIDAPDITGRKEIYLVHLAKLHLDPVFTKTKKDGDMLAGKLATLTPGFTGADIANACNEAALIAARYKDPYVGLSHFEQAIERVIAGLEKKSRILSKEEKKTVAYHEAGHAVCGWFLKYADPLLKVSIIPRGQGALGYAQYLPADQYLISEEQFKHRMIMALGGRVSEELHFPSVTSGAHDDFRKVTQMARAMVTSLGMSKEVGYLSYTQDDSSFKVNKPFSERTARKIDQEVKKLVDEAHQKCRELLSEHLEKVDKVAKELLKKEAIAREDMIRLLGPRPFAERNEAFEKYLDHKDTRPASPPSSPAIN from the coding sequence ATGTTGAAACTTTTGGTCAGGGACTGGTCATTTTCTGGGCCTTCTTTAACAAGGATTTCAGTTACGGTACCACGTTTCGGCACTCGATATCATCACATTATAACGAGGCAAATTACTTATCCACAAAGGTCTCATATCGGAGTGAATTTTCGGAGGAGCTTGCATGGCTCAAGTGCActcaatttcaagaatacTTCAAGAACTATGAATTCGACCAATAAAAGATCGTCGAATAGCAACCCACCTAATAAAGACCAAAAAAGTACTcaaaaagatgataaacATGAACCACAAGATTTCAAGTCATTGTCagactttttcaaatcaccTGAATTCTTGAAGACTCTTTATTTAACAGCAGGTTTTGCCCTACTCTTTACTCTATTGAATACATCAACCTCAGATCCTAATGCAAgagatttcaataaaatcttaacttttcaagattttacAACGAAATACTTGGAAAAGGGATTGGTCAAAAAAATGCACGTCGTTAACAAATACTTAGTTCAGGCAGAATTGTTGCCACAGGCCTCCAGCCTGGTCAATAACGACAGGCAAGCCATACTCTCTCAATTCAGTTCTTCTTCCCCTATAGTCTCTTTTACTATTGGTTCTGTTGATATATTCGAAGAACAAATGGATGATATCCAAAATCGTCTAAATATTGCACCAGAAGATCGCATCCCAATCAACTACGTTGATAAAGCTTCTACATTCCAGTACGTGTTGCCATTTATTCCTACAGCATTACTGCTTGGAGGTCTATACTTTGTTTCAAAGCGAATGATGGGACCTGCAACTGGTACTAAAAGTGGTAGCAATAATGGAAATTCGATCAGCAATATGTTTGGTGTCAGCAAATCGAAGGCAAAGTTGTTTAATAAAGAAACAGACGTCAAAATACAGTTCAAAGATGTTGCTGGTTGCCAGGAAGCAAAACAAGAGATCATGGAATTTGtccattttttaaaaagtCCGGATAAGTATACCGCTCTAGGTGCCAAGATTCCAAGAGGCGCCATTCTTTCAGGGCCTCCAGGTACAGGTAAAACCCTCTTAGCGAAAGCTACCGCTGGTGAAGCAGGCGTACCTTTCCTATCTGTTTCTGGCTCCGAGTTTGTTGAAATGTTTGTAGGTGTAGGTGCTTCAAGAGTTCGTGATCTTTTCGAACAGGCTAGGCAGATGGCAccatcaattatttttgttgatgaaattgatgcaATCGGGAAAGAAAGAGGGAAAAATGGTGCTCTTGGTGGCGCCAACGACGAAAGGGAAGCCACGTTAAACCAGCTGTTGGTTGAAATGGATGGTTTCACAACTACTGATCAGGTAGTTGTCCTCGCGGGTACGAATAGACCAGATGTCCTAGATTCTGCTCTTATGAGACCCGGGAGATTTGATCGACATATTCAAATAGATGCACCAGATATTACGGgtagaaaagaaatatacTTGGTCCATTTGGCAAAATTGCATCTGGATCCTGTTTTCACCAAGACTAAAAAAGATGGTGACATGTTAGCTGGGAAACTAGCCACATTGACACCTGGTTTCACTGGTGCAGATATTGCGAATGCCTGTAATGAAGCTGCTTTAATTGCTGCAAGGTATAAGGATCCATATGTTGGACTATCACATTTTGAACAAGCTATTGAGAGGGTTATTGCTGGATTGGAAAAAAAGTCAAGaatactttcaaaagaggaaaaaaaaacagttGCATATCATGAAGCTGGACATGCCGTTTGTGGCTGGTTCTTGAAGTATGCAGATCCATTATTAAAAGTCAGTATTATTCCTCGTGGTCAAGGCGCTCTGGGCTATGCTCAATATCTACCTGCagatcaatatttgatcaGTGAAGAACAATTTAAGCATAGAATGATAATGGCTTTAGGTGGGAGAGTATCCGAAGAGTTACATTTTCCATCGGTAACAAGTGGTGCACATGATGATTTCAGAAAAGTAACTCAAATGGCTCGAGCTATGGTGACATCTTTGGGTATGTCTAAAGAGGTTGGTTATCTCTCCTATACACAAGATGATAGTTCATTCAAGGTTAATAAGCCATTCAGTGAAAGAAcagcaagaaaaattgaccaagaagttaaaaaattaGTTGATGAAGCACACCAAAAATGCAGAGAATTGCTGTCTGAACATTTGGAGAAAGTTGACAAAGTTGCAAAGGagctattgaaaaaagaagcGATTGCTAGAGAAGATATGATAAGGCTTTTAGGACCACGGCCATTTGCTGAAAGGAATGaagcttttgaaaaatatctaGATCACAAAGATACTCGCCCAGCTAGTCCTCCGTCATCACCTGCCATAAATTGA
- the KAFR0G02805 gene encoding SRP1/TIP1 family protein, which translates to MNSKIAALLAITSVATAQTLYEIAELEALLDDLDNNLSSYIALYTSGEISFSDLPSGVLELAMAMMSATDSSYTTLFADVDYAGVESMITILSWYSSRLLPEIESIYSSELAASAAEASSTATSPAETSSAAASSAAETSSVAASSAAETSSVAASSAAETSSVAASSAAASTTSTAAIQVATANGAAKAAFGMGAGALAAAALLM; encoded by the coding sequence ATGAACTCCAAGATCGCCGCTTTATTAGCCATTACTTCCGTTGCTACCGCCCAAACTCTATACGAGATTGCTGAACTAGAAGCCTTGTTAGATGACTTAGACAACAACTTATCATCATACATTGCTCTATATACTTCTGGTGAAATTTCCTTTAGCGACTTACCATCAGGTGTCTTAGAGTTAGCTATGGCTATGATGTCTGCCACTGACAGCTCTTACACTACTTTATTTGCTGACGTTGATTACGCTGGTGTTGAATCTATGATCACTATATTATCCTGGTACTCTTCCAGATTATTACCagaaattgaatctatCTACTCTTCTGAACTTGCCGCTTCTGCTGCTGAAGCCTCTTCCACTGCCACTTCTCCTGCTGAAACCtcttctgctgctgcttCTTCTGCTGCTGAAACCTCTTCTGTTGCTGCTTCTTCTGCTGCTGAAACCTCTTCTGTTGCTGCTTCTTCTGCTGCTGAAACCTCTTCTGTTGCTGCTTCTTCTGCTGCTGCCAGCACCACCAGTACCGCCGCTATCCAAGTCGCTACCGCTAACGGTGCTGCCAAGGCTGCTTTCGGTATGGGTGCCGGCGCTTTAGCTGCTGCTGCTTTATTAATGTAA
- the KAFR0G02810 gene encoding SRP1/TIP1 family protein: MTRINSKLTTLLAVASIASAITPYQNAEFEAVMADVQSNIGDYISLVMTGQLSLADLPSGLMEYVEAVMASSTAEYSSLMNNIDFSAVDSMITGLSWYSTRLLPMIESYYSEELATMTTSTTSTSAAVTTTTTFTSTVSSSAGASSTGASSTVASSTGASSTGASSTGASSTGASSTGASSTGASSTGASSTGASSTGASSTGASSTGASSTGASSTGAASSAAVSSTAVTSQVSPFSNSTVVSSAALSQVFSNSTAINSNAVGTTIVTDSVDSTIFLTETSCPGGCSKTTSAAAVEATTAKTSAIAAQSSSKSKASSTAIVSAQTANGAAKAAFGMGAGVLAAAALLM; this comes from the coding sequence ATGACTAGAATCAACTCTAAGCTTACTACACTGTTAGCTGTAGCATCTATTGCTTCCGCTATCACTCCTTACCAAAATGCTGAATTTGAAGCTGTAATGGCTGATGTCCAGTCTAACATTGGCGACTACATTTCTTTAGTCATGACTGGCCAACTTTCTTTAGCTGACTTGCCATCTGGTCTTATGGAATATGTTGAGGCTGTTATGGCGAGTAGTACTGCTGAATACTCTTCCTTGATGAATAACATTGATTTTAGCGCTGTTGATTCCATGATCACTGGCTTAAGTTGGTATTCTACCAGGTTGCTTCCAATGATTGAATCATACTACTCTGAAGAGTTAGCTACAATGACTACATCTACTACATCCACTTCAGCTGCCGTTACTACCACCACTACCTTCACTTCAACCGTTTCTTCCTCTGCCGGTGCTTCCTCTACTGGTGCTTCTTCTACCGTTGCTTCCTCTACTGGTGCTTCTTCAACCGGTGCTTCTTCTACTGGTGCTTCTTCTACCGGTGCTTCTTCTACTGGTGCTTCTTCTACCGGTGCTTCTTCTACTGGTGCTTCTTCTACCGGTGCTTCTTCTACCGGTGCTTCTTCTACTGGTGCTTCTTCTACCGGTGCTTCTTCTACTGGTGCTTCTTCTACCGGTGCTGCCTCCTCTGCTGCTGTTTCTTCTACTGCTGTCACTTCCCAAGTTTCTCCCTTCTCAAACAGCACAGTTGTTAGCTCTGCTGCCTTATCTCAAGTCTTCTCCAACTCAACTGCTATCAACTCGAATGCCGTTGGAACCACCATCGTCACTGATTCTGTCGACTCCACTATTTTCTTGACTGAGACCAGCTGTCCAGGTGGTTGCTCAAAGACTACTTCTGCTGCCGCAGTTGAAGCAACTACTGCTAAGACCAGCGCTATTGCCGCCCAAAGTTCTAGTAAATCTAAAGCCTCTTCCACTGCCATTGTCTCAGCACAAACTGCTAATGGTGCTGCCAAGGCTGCTTTCGGTATGGGTGCCGGTGTTCTAGCCGCCGCTGCTTTATTAATGTAA
- the KAFR0G02820 gene encoding SRP1/TIP1 family protein, translating into MTKISSKLTSLLALTSIASAATLYQIAEIDALLEDVESNLSSYTGLVISHMGLSWLPDGVLSYAMAAMEATDSSYTTLIDDIDFSGVDRLITSVSWYSSRLLPLIESIYSEELATMTTSTTSTTSSTSTTSTTSTTSTTSATSSTPATTSTTSTSSVASDMSSASTTATSSTVEAATSTSATSNRTSTEPASSTVVSSAEDSTTLTSDVTSSDSSVFSSSVASSVENASSTESVSTSTTSSATTVPPSSSVIVVSSTSEVAAESTSVGTSETIAYTSENITSSATSDASSATSTAASSNVYQNFNSTTANVETVVATVVTEGSVVSTIYETITHCSGGCTKTTSVTPTTESSTNSLAANVETVETTVVTEGTVVSTVYVTKTSCSGGCTKTTSTSPIETASSSKAAASAKDTTLAVQSSTNTQSSSTAAIAEYTANGAEKMAYSAGFIVAAAALLI; encoded by the coding sequence ATGACTAAAATTAGCTCTAAACTTACTTCGTTACTAGCTTTGACCTCTATTGCCTCTGCTGCGAcactttatcaaattgcCGAAATAGATGCCCTTTTAGAAGATGTCGAATCCAATTTATCATCTTACACAGGATTGGTAATCTCCCATATGGGTCTAAGTTGGTTACCTGACGGTGTGTTAAGTTATGCTATGGCTGCAATGGAGGCTACCGATAGTTCATATACCACTCTAATAGATGACATTGACTTTTCCGGTGTTGATCGTTTGATCACATCTGTAAGTTGGTATTCTTCTAGATTACTACCACTGATTGAGTCAATATACTCTGAAGAGTTAGCTACAATGACTACATCCACTACTTCTACTACCTCCTCTACCTCTACCACTTCGACTACTTCTACTACCTCTACCACCTCTGCTACCTCTAGTACCCCAGCTACTACTTCTACTACTTCTACTAGCTCTGTTGCCTCTGATATGTCTTCTGCTTCGACCACAGCTACCAGCTCCACAGTTGAAGCTGCCACTTCTACCTCTGCTACTTCAAACAGAACATCCACTGAACCAGCTTCTTCCACCGTGGTTTCTTCTGCAGAAGATTCAACCACTTTAACCTCTGACGTAACATCAAGTGACTCTTCCGTTTTTTCGTCTTCTGTCGCTTCCTCAGTTGAAAATGCTTCTTCAACTGAATCTGTTAGCACATCCACTACCTCTTCTGCTACAACTGTTCCTCCTTCCTCTTCAGTAATAGTCGTTTCAAGTACAAGTGAAGTAGCTGCAGAATCTACCTCCGTAGGTACCTCAGAAACTATTGCTTACACTTCTGAGAACATCACTAGTTCTGCTACTTCTGATGCTTCTTCTGCCACAAGCACTGCCGCATCTTCCAATGTATACCAAAACTTCAATTCAACCACTGCCAATGTCGAAACTGTCGTTGCAACCGTTGTTACTGAAGGTTCTGTTGTATCGACTATTTACGAAACTATCACTCATTGCTCAGGTGGCTGCACCAAGACTACTTCAGTTACCCCAACTACAGAATCTTCTACAAACTCTCTAGCTGCTAATGTAGAAACTGTTGAGACAACCGTGGTTACTGAAGGGACCGTTGTTTCTACTGTTTACGTTACCAAAACAAGTTGCTCAGGTGGTTGTACTAAGACTACTTCTACCTCGCCTATTGAAACAGCTTCATCATCCAAGGCTGCTGCTTCTGCAAAAGATACGACTCTTGCTGTCCAAAGTTCTACTAATACCCAATCTTCTTCTACCGCCGCTATTGCTGAATATACCGCCAATGGTGCTGAAAAGATGGCCTACAGCGCTGGTTTCATTGTTGCAGCTGCCGCTTTATTGATCTAA
- the KAFR0G02830 gene encoding HMG-box domain-containing protein (ancestral locus Anc_7.169), with protein sequence MTTRTSVHLPSIRSLFQGLQDNLDDTVNSDPMASSLGNVSRLQNNLTFLMEPRTSDVPSLSQPQSKAYQSPPRSSTELSVESVRSAQILESLSSASLVPRYSQPVPTSFHNQGVYTPIPTPISSTVTKNYEHSSHVRKVNVLVNDLTPESTSENELSTDSNGSNKGKRCACKKSHSFPQHIPRPRNAFILFRQHLHPSLFPKDKELLTTQGSFKTNSDVSREIGQRWRQLSDEEKKYWQALAQKEKEEHRKKYPDYKYTPRKLLSSHDSDSDNDKKRKYKGLCEFCRQKKKHAHKAGN encoded by the coding sequence ATGACAACCCGGACTTCAGTTCACCTACCATCAATTCGATCGCTATTTCAAGGATTACAGGATAATTTAGATGACACGGTTAATAGCGATCCAATGGCATCATCACTTGGTAATGTCAGTCGTCTCCAAAATAATTTAACTTTCCTAATGGAGCCAAGAACCAGCGATGTCCCCTCGCTTTCTCAACCACAATCGAAAGCATATCAATCGCCACCTCGCTCGTCCACAGAATTGTCTGTGGAGTCCGTTAGATCTGCTCAAATTTTAgaatctctttcttctgCCTCCTTGGTGCCAAGATATAGTCAACCAGTACCGACATCATTCCACAATCAAGGCGTATATACACCAATACCCACGCCAATATCGAGTACGGTGACAAAGAATTATGAGCATTCAAGTCATGTTAGAAAAGTCAATGTTTTAGTTAATGACTTGACACCTGAATCAACTTCGGAAAATGAATTGTCTACGGATTCAAATGGTAGTAATAAAGGAAAGAGATGCGCGTGCAAGAAGTCACACAGCTTCCCACAACATATTCCAAGACCACGTAACGCGTTCATCTTATTCAGACAACATCTTCATCCTTCTTTATTCCCAAAAGACAAAGAGCTATTGACGACTCAAGGATCCTTCAAGACTAATTCAGATGTCTCGAGAGAAATTGGACAACGTTGGAGACAATtatctgatgaagaaaaaaaatactggCAAGCACTAGCTCAGAAAGAGAAGGAAGAGCATAGGAAAAAATATCCAGACTATAAATACACTCCAAGGAAATTATTGTCTAGTCACGACAGTGACAGCGATAATGacaagaagagaaaatataaagGACTTTGTGAATTTTGTcgacaaaaaaagaaacatgcCCATAAGGCTGgcaattaa
- the MRPS5 gene encoding mitochondrial 37S ribosomal protein uS5m (similar to Saccharomyces cerevisiae MRPS5 (YBR251W); ancestral locus Anc_7.170) — translation MNRLGLTRLSRSFSRFSQSLDHYNDEVLLKYYPKHLLKSIKLAQQAIPENIEFTNKSTYQFASSKVFSDDLSKLDPFWDYDSSLPHNHSSTNSSPYYTPFNINQPKLPEATYPDEVKAFASKDKISKNLILANAINKQTLIDPFYIMKKLTMKPIVLKRVSNQTAKGKITSFYSLVIVGDGNGMIGIGEGKSRSDVSKATFKAHWDAIRNIQYIPRFEKRTIFNDIDYRYHGVKIFLRKKEPGFGLRVNHVIYEICQILGIKDLSGKIYKSRNDMNIAKGVIEALTKGQRPLDEIALGRGKKIVDIKKVYYSE, via the coding sequence atGAATAGATTGGGACTTACAAGGCTGAGCAGAAGCTTTTCTCGTTTTTCTCAAAGTTTGGATCACTATAACGATGAAGTACTACTAAAATACTACCCGAAACATTTACTGAAGTCGATTAAGTTGGCTCAACAAGCTATACCAGAAAATATAGAGTTTACGAACAAGTCAACTTACCAGTTTGCATCCTCAAAAGTATTTTCTGAtgatctttcaaaattggacCCTTTTTGGGATTACGATTCTTCATTACCTCATAATCACTCCTCAACGAATAGCTCACCATACTATACACCATTTAATATAAACCAGCCAAAGTTACCGGAGGCTACGTATCCAGATGAAGTGAAAGCATTTGCTTCGAAGGACAAAATctctaaaaatttgattttagCCAATGCGATCAATAAACAGACTCTTATTGATCCATTTTACATTATGAAGAAACTGACAATGAAGCCTATAGTACTTAAAAGAGTATCCAACCAAACAGCAAAGGGTAAGATAACGTCCTTCTACTCGCTGGTCATAGTTGGCGATGGAAATGGTATGATTGGCATAGGGGAGGGCAAGTCGAGGAGTGATGTTTCAAAGGCAACTTTTAAAGCACATTGGGACGCAATTCGTAACATCCAGTACATTccaagatttgaaaagaggACTATCTTTAACGATATCGATTATAGATACCATGGtgttaaaatatttttaagaAAGAAGGAACCTGGGTTTGGCCTTCGAGTAAACCATGTAATTTATGAAATCTGTCAGATTTTGGGTATTAAAGACCTCAGTGGCAAGATTTATAAATCTAGAAACGACATGAATATTGCAAAGGGTGTAATAGAAGCGTTAACTAAAGGTCAGCGACCATTGGATGAGATTGCACTGGGTAGGGGTAAGAAAATTGTCGATATTAAAAAAGTATATTATTCTGAGTAG
- the SRB6 gene encoding Srb6p (similar to Saccharomyces cerevisiae SRB6 (YBR253W); ancestral locus Anc_7.174): MSDQVLLEKLDQTTETLSVKLAELIRLSGLDNGVEETDGNENNIDNQTDLSIATTGVTIMNTQNTQLIKGVQDLLTLTRSIREKWLLNQIPEQDEGPKDSLKNTNHEGLESLLDKSMKEIVGEDAMTNI, from the coding sequence ATGAGTGACCAAGTGctattggaaaaattagacCAGACTACTGAAACGTTATCGGTAAAACTAGCAGAATTGATTAGGCTATCAGGATTGGACAATGGtgttgaagaaacagacggtaatgaaaataatatagaTAACCAGACAGATCTCAGTATAGCTACGACTGGTGTAACAATTATGAATACTCAGAATACACAGTTAATAAAAGGTGTACAAGACCTACTGACGTTAACGAGAAGTATCAGAGAAAAATGGTTATTGAATCAGATTCCTGAGCAGGACGAGGGACCGAAGGATTCCCTTAAGAATACAAATCATGAAGGATTAGAGTCATTGTTAGATAAATCTATGAAGGAAATCGTGGGGGAGGATGCTATGACAAATATATAG
- the TRS20 gene encoding TRAPP subunit TRS20 (similar to Saccharomyces cerevisiae TRS20 (YBR254C); ancestral locus Anc_7.176) — protein MPQYFAIIGKTDNPVYEAQFISTQKKDGTQEFPSDLKELNPFILHASLDIVEDLQWQMSPISSEGNVSVSRGGFLRSKNASTADNCYLGKIDHFYGLAITAYITYSGMKFVMIHGTSTNTNEAIDDNNCRIFYQEVHELYIKTLMNPFYNASEPITSPIFDLRVRQLAKKYLK, from the coding sequence ATGCCTCAATACTTTGCAATTATTGGTAAGACTGACAATCCAGTGTACGAAGCACAGTTTATATCGACACAGAAGAAGGATGGAACGCAAGAATTTCCGTCTGATTTGAAAGAGCTTAATCCATTTATCTTACATGCATCATTAGATATAGTGGAGGATCTTCAATGGCAAATGTCCCCCATATCAAGTGAAGGTAATGTGTCCGTTTCTAGAGGAGGTTTTCTTCGGTCCAAGAATGCAAGCACAGCTGATAACTGTTATTTGGGTAAGATCGATCATTTTTACGGTCTTGCTATAACTGCATACATAACGTACAGTGGAATGAAATTTGTCATGATCCATGGCACCTCAACAAACACGAATGAGGCCATTGATGACAACAATTGCAGGATATTCTATCAAGAAGTTCATGAGCTATATATAAAGACATTGATGAATCCCTTTTACAATGCCTCTGAGCCAATTACTAGCCCTATTTTTGACCTTAGAGTACGACAACTAGcgaagaaatatttaaaatga